A genomic region of Sideroxydans sp. CL21 contains the following coding sequences:
- a CDS encoding DUF1924 domain-containing protein has protein sequence MIRIFHVLVLVFVAVAGLTSLSAAAQTPDDVLTALKTEAKSSNTAFQGFSAERGERFFKQTHGNELSCSSCHTENPGASGKHAKTSKIIKPLAPAANPERFTDSAKVEKWFKRNCNDVLGRVCTPQEKGDVLAYLLTIKN, from the coding sequence ATGATTCGCATATTTCATGTACTTGTACTGGTGTTTGTGGCTGTCGCAGGCTTGACGTCGCTGTCTGCTGCGGCGCAAACGCCGGACGATGTGTTGACTGCCCTCAAAACCGAGGCAAAATCTTCCAATACGGCTTTTCAGGGATTCTCGGCCGAGCGCGGCGAACGTTTCTTCAAGCAGACGCACGGCAATGAGTTGAGTTGCTCTTCATGCCATACGGAAAATCCGGGTGCGTCCGGCAAGCATGCCAAGACCTCAAAAATCATCAAGCCCCTCGCCCCTGCCGCAAATCCGGAACGTTTCACCGATTCCGCAAAAGTGGAAAAATGGTTCAAGCGCAACTGCAACGACGTGCTGGGTCGCGTCTGTACCCCGCAGGAAAAAGGCGACGTACTGGCCTATCTGCTCACCATAAAAAACTAA
- a CDS encoding cytochrome b/b6 domain-containing protein, which produces MSQRILIWDIPTRIFHWLLAVSFAGAFLTAESERYRDIHVVLGYTLLGLIAFRLVWGFVGSRYARFRSFLFKPGEIAAYVTSLLKAKPAHYMGHNPAGSVAVFALLALGLLTGLAGVIVFQDSGGDALEELHEMAAYAMLAVVALHVAGVVLSSVMHRENLVRSMITGLKSGLPNEGIRRAHAWLGVIMLASVVAFWLGYPATGPTPQNVNVTQAEHPHADD; this is translated from the coding sequence ATGAGTCAACGTATCTTGATATGGGATATACCGACGCGGATCTTTCACTGGCTGCTGGCCGTTTCTTTTGCGGGCGCCTTCCTGACTGCCGAGTCGGAACGCTACCGCGACATTCATGTGGTGCTGGGTTATACCTTGCTTGGCCTGATCGCATTCAGGCTGGTTTGGGGGTTTGTCGGTTCGCGCTATGCCCGCTTCCGCTCCTTCCTGTTCAAACCCGGCGAGATCGCCGCTTATGTGACCTCTCTGCTTAAAGCCAAACCAGCCCATTATATGGGGCACAACCCGGCAGGCAGTGTGGCAGTCTTTGCGCTGTTGGCCTTGGGGCTGCTGACCGGTTTAGCCGGTGTGATTGTGTTTCAGGATAGCGGCGGAGATGCGCTGGAAGAATTGCACGAGATGGCGGCTTATGCCATGTTGGCGGTTGTGGCATTGCATGTCGCCGGCGTCGTGTTGAGCAGCGTAATGCATCGCGAGAATCTGGTCCGGTCCATGATTACCGGCCTGAAATCGGGCTTGCCCAACGAAGGTATCCGTCGCGCTCATGCATGGCTGGGTGTCATAATGCTTGCGTCGGTCGTGGCGTTCTGGCTGGGCTATCCCGCAACCGGACCGACACCGCAAAACGTGAATGTGACACAGGCTGAACATCCACATGCTGACGATTAA
- a CDS encoding diheme cytochrome c: MLFDSQHLFRIFGVVVLLMSVMISIAHAEDDDDDERAPLATNARWQTECGACHVAFPPRLLPAESWRAVISGLDKHFGSDASLDPAVAREIGAFLEKNAGREKYKATGKPLLRITETRWFQREHDEVPARAWNNPKVKSAANCAACHTQAESGNYSERNIRIPK, translated from the coding sequence ATGCTGTTCGATTCTCAACACCTTTTTCGAATTTTCGGCGTTGTCGTTCTGCTGATGAGCGTAATGATATCGATCGCTCATGCCGAAGATGACGACGACGATGAACGCGCCCCTCTCGCAACAAACGCCCGGTGGCAAACCGAATGCGGAGCCTGCCATGTGGCTTTTCCGCCGCGCTTGCTTCCAGCCGAATCATGGCGTGCCGTGATATCCGGTCTGGACAAACACTTCGGCAGCGATGCCAGCCTGGACCCCGCTGTCGCCCGCGAGATTGGAGCTTTCCTGGAAAAAAATGCGGGTCGCGAAAAATATAAAGCAACCGGCAAGCCGTTGTTACGCATCACCGAAACCCGCTGGTTCCAGCGTGAGCATGACGAGGTGCCGGCGCGTGCCTGGAACAATCCAAAGGTAAAAAGCGCTGCCAATTGCGCGGCCTGCCATACCCAGGCGGAAAGCGGCAATTACAGCGAACGCAACATCAGAATCCCCAAATAA
- the rpmA gene encoding 50S ribosomal protein L27 — MASKKGGGSTSNGRDSHSKRLGVKSYGGELISAGSIIVRQRGTQVHAGDNVGMGKDHTLFAKITGKVVFAVKGALKRKTVSIVAA, encoded by the coding sequence ATGGCATCGAAAAAAGGCGGGGGTAGTACCAGTAACGGCCGCGACTCACACTCGAAACGTCTGGGTGTTAAGAGCTACGGCGGCGAATTGATTAGCGCGGGCAGCATCATCGTGCGTCAACGCGGGACACAGGTTCACGCGGGAGACAACGTCGGTATGGGCAAGGATCACACACTGTTCGCCAAGATCACCGGCAAGGTGGTGTTTGCGGTCAAGGGTGCTTTGAAGCGCAAGACAGTCAGCATCGTCGCTGCTTAA
- a CDS encoding tyrosine-type recombinase/integrase, which yields MKQTIGGTVAKWDDKAPLAWEINEETGPRTDRRMTTVSFDLTDLRDGYEDSFLLTLKDLLLERRNQVQIASVYSECKGLQSIFLKIHKQELLDGKVATVDQAFLLSLRTILAEINRGDLYTLKRYFKLYRRSALFASDLVASDFPTKIPDKGYQGEIISRILAKALNRAACVQILGAAEDAWEEDRIDIGHFSFLQLAFHIFARPKSYRHLTLGDLMIDIDKDTNVKSYFLLVTPAKTGIYATEKIPYPLNSRVGELLALQRIHVTRTYGHLVDAADHDRLALFPYRPVGEDGRWKSEHAREHYGRTDVSSFRSGYLNPIRRLHKSIRFDFNALRHTVGTQLATFGCSSKTIQAVLKHANDETCQAYVDIAFHGLIKELSDAMEPAFAAHFPVIENFRSVHDPVDPGKAIRSLDMENGKTELTGECGRRIACQYAPIACYPCPRYIPCYDVDHAVNLKVVEADIKKYEGAGLPYQHLLKTYKEARLFILLVVAASEQYRNALAAKEAR from the coding sequence ATGAAACAAACCATCGGCGGTACCGTCGCGAAATGGGACGATAAGGCGCCGCTTGCCTGGGAAATTAATGAGGAGACTGGACCAAGGACCGACCGTCGCATGACGACAGTCTCATTCGACCTGACCGACCTGCGAGACGGCTACGAGGATTCCTTTTTGCTCACGCTCAAAGACTTGCTTCTGGAACGACGGAATCAAGTCCAAATCGCCTCCGTGTACTCCGAATGCAAAGGCCTCCAATCCATCTTCCTGAAAATTCATAAGCAAGAGTTACTGGACGGGAAGGTGGCAACTGTCGACCAAGCCTTCCTGCTGTCCTTGCGCACTATCCTTGCCGAAATCAATCGGGGTGACCTATATACTTTAAAGCGGTATTTCAAGTTGTACCGTCGCTCGGCGCTGTTCGCCTCCGACCTCGTTGCAAGCGACTTCCCGACAAAGATTCCAGACAAGGGGTATCAGGGCGAAATTATCTCCCGGATTCTTGCTAAGGCGCTCAACCGCGCCGCATGTGTCCAAATTCTCGGTGCGGCGGAGGACGCGTGGGAAGAAGACCGAATCGACATCGGCCATTTCTCGTTCCTCCAGCTCGCCTTCCACATCTTTGCGCGGCCTAAGAGCTACCGCCATCTCACGCTCGGTGATTTAATGATCGACATTGACAAGGACACCAATGTCAAATCCTACTTTCTATTGGTCACGCCAGCCAAGACCGGAATTTACGCAACAGAGAAAATACCCTACCCGCTCAATTCTCGCGTCGGCGAGCTTCTCGCGTTGCAGCGTATCCACGTCACCCGAACCTACGGTCATCTGGTTGACGCGGCTGATCACGACAGACTTGCTCTGTTTCCCTACCGCCCCGTCGGCGAGGACGGCCGCTGGAAATCGGAGCATGCCCGGGAGCACTACGGGAGAACTGATGTTAGTTCCTTTAGAAGCGGATACCTGAATCCTATCAGACGGCTTCACAAATCGATCAGGTTCGACTTCAACGCCCTGCGCCACACGGTCGGCACACAACTCGCCACATTTGGTTGTTCAAGCAAGACTATCCAGGCTGTCCTCAAGCACGCCAACGACGAAACCTGCCAAGCCTACGTCGACATTGCTTTCCACGGGCTGATCAAGGAGCTGAGTGATGCGATGGAACCTGCCTTCGCCGCGCATTTCCCAGTCATCGAAAATTTCCGCTCCGTGCACGATCCGGTCGACCCGGGCAAGGCGATTCGGAGCCTCGATATGGAAAATGGGAAAACGGAACTAACTGGAGAATGCGGACGCCGGATCGCATGCCAGTACGCTCCGATTGCATGCTACCCATGCCCCCGCTATATCCCATGCTATGACGTCGACCACGCTGTGAACCTGAAAGTCGTAGAAGCCGATATCAAGAAATACGAGGGCGCCGGTCTGCCCTACCAGCACCTACTGAAGACGTATAAGGAGGCAAGGCTCTTCATCCTTTTGGTCGTGGCTGCGTCCGAGCAATACCGAAACGCACTGGCAGCCAAGGAGGCACGATGA
- the rplU gene encoding 50S ribosomal protein L21, with translation MYAVIKTGGKQYRVVEGETLKIESIDGDVGGAIVLDKVLMVGNGDKVSVGQPLLSGATVKATIIANGRHDKVTIFKMRRRKHYQKHQGHRQNFTEIRIDGISA, from the coding sequence ATGTACGCAGTAATCAAAACCGGTGGCAAGCAATATCGCGTTGTCGAAGGTGAAACTCTGAAGATCGAATCCATAGACGGCGACGTCGGCGGCGCGATCGTATTGGACAAAGTGCTGATGGTTGGCAATGGCGACAAGGTCTCCGTTGGACAGCCTCTGCTGAGCGGTGCTACCGTCAAGGCGACCATCATCGCCAACGGTCGCCACGACAAAGTGACCATCTTCAAGATGCGTCGTCGTAAGCACTACCAGAAACATCAAGGACATCGTCAAAACTTTACTGAGATCCGCATCGACGGCATCTCGGCTTAA
- the rho gene encoding transcription termination factor Rho: protein MHLSDLKTKHITELVEMATTNQIDNANRMRKQDLIFALLKNQAKKGESIFGEGTLEVLPDGFGFLRSPDTSYLAGPDDIYVSPSQVRRFNLHTGDSIEGEIRTPKEGERYVALVKVDKVNGEPPENAKNKILFENLTPLFPTVHMTLERDIRAEENITGRIIDIVAPIGKGQRGLLVASPKSGKTVMLQHIAHSISANNPDATLIVLLIDERPEEVTEMSRTVRGEVVASTFDEPATRHVQVAEMVLEKAKRLVEHKKDVVILLDSITRLARAYNTVIPSSGKVLTGGVDANALQRPKRFFGAARNIEEGGSLTIIATALVDTGSRMDDVIYEEFKGTGNMEIHLDRRMAEKRIYPAINVNRSGTRKEELLIKQDLLQRIWVLRKLLYPMDELEAMEFLLDKVKATKNNAEFFDSMKR, encoded by the coding sequence ATGCATTTATCCGACCTCAAGACCAAACACATCACCGAACTGGTGGAAATGGCCACCACCAACCAAATCGACAATGCCAACCGCATGCGCAAGCAGGACCTGATCTTCGCGCTGCTGAAGAATCAGGCGAAGAAAGGCGAGAGCATTTTCGGCGAAGGCACGTTGGAAGTATTGCCGGACGGCTTCGGTTTCCTGCGCTCCCCGGACACTTCTTATCTCGCAGGGCCGGACGATATCTACGTCAGCCCCAGCCAGGTGCGCCGCTTCAACCTGCATACCGGCGATTCGATCGAGGGCGAGATCCGCACCCCGAAAGAGGGTGAACGCTATGTGGCTTTGGTCAAGGTGGATAAAGTCAACGGCGAACCGCCCGAGAACGCCAAGAACAAGATCCTGTTCGAGAACCTGACGCCGCTGTTCCCGACTGTGCACATGACGCTGGAACGCGACATCCGTGCCGAGGAGAACATCACCGGACGCATCATCGACATCGTCGCGCCCATCGGCAAAGGCCAGCGCGGTTTGCTGGTGGCCTCGCCCAAGTCCGGCAAGACGGTGATGCTGCAACACATCGCGCACTCCATCTCGGCCAACAATCCGGATGCGACGCTAATCGTGCTGCTGATTGACGAACGTCCCGAGGAAGTAACTGAAATGAGTCGCACCGTGCGCGGCGAAGTAGTCGCCTCGACCTTCGACGAACCAGCCACGCGCCACGTACAGGTCGCCGAAATGGTGCTGGAAAAAGCCAAACGCCTGGTTGAACACAAAAAGGATGTAGTCATCCTGCTCGACTCCATCACCCGTCTTGCACGTGCCTACAATACCGTGATCCCCTCCTCTGGCAAGGTATTGACCGGCGGCGTGGACGCCAACGCCCTGCAACGCCCCAAACGCTTCTTCGGCGCGGCGCGCAACATCGAGGAAGGCGGCTCGCTGACCATCATCGCCACGGCCCTGGTGGATACCGGCAGCCGTATGGACGACGTGATCTACGAAGAATTCAAGGGGACCGGCAACATGGAGATCCACCTGGATCGCCGCATGGCCGAAAAACGCATCTACCCGGCCATCAACGTCAACCGTTCGGGCACGCGCAAGGAAGAACTGCTCATCAAGCAGGACTTGCTGCAGCGTATCTGGGTACTGCGCAAGCTGCTCTACCCCATGGATGAGCTGGAAGCGATGGAATTCCTGCTGGATAAAGTCAAGGCAACGAAGAACAACGCCGAATTTTTCGACTCGATGAAGCGTTAA
- a CDS encoding response regulator transcription factor, with amino-acid sequence MRVLVIEDDALLGDAIQAGLKQSGYAVDWMKDGVSADQALGTEPYAAAVLDLGLPRMSGLEVLRRLRSRNIPIPVLILTAMDTVDDRIKGLDAGADDYLAKPFDMGELAARLRALIRRGSGKPAPAMQVAGVKLEPAAHRVLYRDQVIELPAKEFAVLHALMLNAGRVLSRTQIEEQLYAWGEEVESNAVEVYIHHLRRKLFPGLIETIRGVGYLIPEGKNA; translated from the coding sequence ATGCGCGTACTGGTGATCGAAGACGACGCCTTGCTGGGTGATGCGATCCAGGCTGGATTGAAACAGTCCGGCTACGCCGTGGACTGGATGAAAGACGGCGTCTCGGCCGACCAGGCCCTCGGTACCGAACCCTATGCCGCCGCAGTGCTGGATCTGGGCCTGCCGCGCATGTCCGGGCTTGAGGTATTGCGGCGTCTGCGCAGCCGCAATATCCCGATACCGGTGCTGATCCTGACCGCGATGGATACGGTGGATGACCGCATAAAGGGGTTGGACGCCGGTGCGGACGACTACCTGGCCAAACCGTTCGACATGGGTGAACTGGCGGCCCGCCTGCGTGCACTGATTCGACGCGGCAGCGGCAAGCCTGCGCCTGCCATGCAGGTCGCCGGCGTAAAGTTGGAACCCGCCGCACACCGCGTACTTTATCGCGATCAGGTGATCGAGCTTCCCGCCAAGGAATTCGCCGTGCTGCATGCCCTGATGCTCAATGCAGGCAGAGTGCTGTCGCGTACCCAGATCGAAGAACAGCTTTATGCCTGGGGCGAAGAAGTCGAAAGCAATGCTGTTGAGGTGTATATCCACCATTTGCGGCGCAAGCTGTTTCCGGGATTGATCGAGACCATCCGCGGCGTAGGCTACTTGATACCCGAAGGCAAAAATGCTTGA
- a CDS encoding ATP-binding protein, with protein sequence MLEMRGRGSLKQRLLVLALATVLLVWIAAAAFTYFDAREEFGEILDAHLAQSAALIVVQAHDFDEVEAEHTPLLNRYAHRVAFQVWTGGRVLRLHSANAPEEPLSDVRSGFSDKIINGQRWRVFSTWDDSGENLIHVAELTKERDELSGAIAGNLLKPLLFSLPLLAILLWLSVTRSLRPLVRLTSEVAQREPDNLAPLEVGTAPREVAPLIARLNKLFIRIDASMQKERRFTADAAHELRTPVAGIKAQAQVARTASTDAERIRALDNAILGCDRAAHLIDQLLTLARIDTLGDETTEPCQLRAIAAEVIAAIAPAALNQNVRLELTEGAEATVRGNPLLLRIMLRNLIDNAVRHTTPGTSVLVKITQEQGRIFLSVSDNGPGIPEAELEKVAERFYRPLGTSASGSGLGLSIVKRIAEIHASSLQLAQNEDGNGLRVTVTFTS encoded by the coding sequence ATGCTTGAAATGCGCGGACGGGGCTCGTTAAAGCAAAGACTGCTGGTGCTGGCTTTGGCAACTGTCCTCCTGGTATGGATCGCCGCGGCTGCGTTCACCTATTTCGATGCACGCGAGGAATTCGGCGAAATACTGGATGCACACCTCGCACAGTCCGCCGCACTGATTGTCGTCCAGGCACATGACTTCGATGAAGTCGAAGCCGAACACACGCCATTACTGAACAGATATGCCCACAGAGTTGCATTTCAGGTCTGGACTGGAGGACGAGTGCTGCGCCTGCATTCCGCGAATGCGCCAGAAGAGCCTTTATCCGATGTCAGGAGCGGTTTCAGCGACAAAATCATCAACGGGCAGCGCTGGCGGGTATTCAGCACCTGGGACGACTCCGGCGAGAATTTGATCCATGTGGCCGAGCTTACCAAAGAACGCGACGAACTATCTGGCGCCATTGCCGGCAATTTGCTGAAGCCGCTATTGTTCTCGCTTCCGTTGCTGGCAATTCTGCTGTGGCTGTCTGTGACGCGCAGCCTGCGCCCGCTGGTCAGGCTGACCAGCGAAGTTGCTCAGCGCGAACCGGACAACCTTGCGCCACTGGAGGTCGGCACAGCCCCCCGCGAGGTGGCACCGTTAATCGCTCGTCTCAACAAATTGTTCATCCGCATTGATGCTTCCATGCAAAAAGAGCGCCGCTTCACCGCAGATGCCGCGCACGAACTGCGTACCCCGGTGGCAGGCATCAAGGCTCAGGCGCAAGTGGCCCGCACTGCCTCCACCGACGCCGAACGCATTCGCGCGCTTGACAACGCGATTCTCGGTTGCGACCGTGCCGCCCACCTGATCGATCAGTTGCTGACTCTGGCACGCATCGACACGTTGGGCGATGAAACAACAGAGCCGTGCCAACTCAGGGCAATTGCTGCCGAAGTGATTGCCGCGATTGCACCGGCTGCACTAAACCAGAATGTGCGACTCGAATTGACGGAAGGCGCGGAAGCGACAGTACGCGGCAATCCCCTATTGCTACGCATAATGCTGCGCAACCTGATCGATAATGCCGTCCGCCATACCACGCCCGGAACATCGGTTCTGGTGAAAATCACTCAAGAACAGGGACGGATTTTCCTTTCGGTAAGCGACAATGGTCCGGGGATTCCGGAAGCGGAATTGGAAAAAGTAGCGGAGCGTTTTTATCGCCCGTTAGGCACGAGCGCCAGCGGCAGCGGGTTGGGACTCTCGATCGTCAAGCGCATCGCCGAGATTCATGCTTCATCCCTGCAACTGGCTCAAAATGAAGACGGTAACGGGCTGCGCGTGACAGTGACTTTCACGTCATGA
- a CDS encoding class I SAM-dependent DNA methyltransferase, giving the protein MLTGELRSQIDSIWNAFWSGGISNPMEVMEQITYLLFLRRLDDLHTLEENKSTRLGKPIERRIFPEGKDAKKRDYNDLRWSRFKHFAPAEMYTVVGEHVFPFLRTMGGDGSTYAHHMKDARFTIPTPALLAKVVDLLDHVPMEDRDTKGDLYEYMLGKIASAGQNGQFRTPRHVIQLMVEMSAPNPKDIICDPASGTCGFLVAAGEYLRQHHPEILRDAKSSKHFHHGMFHGYDFDNTMLRIGSMNMALHGVDNPDIRYRDSLAQDHAGDEDKYSLILANPPFAGSLDYENTAKDLLAIVKTKKTELLFLALFLRLLKPGGRATVIVPDGVLFGSSNAHKELRRMLVEDHKLEAVISLPSGAFKPYAGVSTGILIFTKTNSGGTDNVWFYDMQADGWSLDDKRQPLLSEDKLGAIPAQTLTEAEHVKNNLPDVLARWKQREGEELQHPRTTQSFCVPKAEIAANGYDLSLNRYKEVVHDVVEHQSPKVVMARLDKLEAEIAAGMKELEELLG; this is encoded by the coding sequence ATGCTCACCGGCGAACTTCGCAGCCAAATAGACTCAATCTGGAACGCCTTTTGGTCGGGCGGCATCTCCAACCCGATGGAAGTGATGGAGCAAATCACTTATCTGCTGTTCCTGCGCAGGCTGGATGACCTGCACACCCTTGAAGAAAACAAATCCACCCGCCTCGGCAAGCCGATAGAGCGGCGCATTTTCCCCGAGGGCAAGGATGCCAAGAAGCGGGACTACAACGACCTGCGCTGGTCGCGCTTCAAGCACTTCGCACCTGCCGAGATGTACACCGTGGTGGGCGAGCATGTGTTTCCTTTCCTGCGCACAATGGGCGGCGATGGCTCCACCTACGCGCACCACATGAAAGATGCGCGCTTCACCATCCCCACCCCGGCACTGCTCGCCAAGGTGGTGGACTTGCTCGACCACGTTCCGATGGAAGACCGCGACACCAAGGGCGACCTGTACGAATACATGCTGGGCAAGATTGCCAGCGCCGGGCAGAACGGTCAGTTCCGCACGCCGCGCCACGTCATCCAGCTCATGGTGGAAATGTCCGCGCCCAACCCCAAAGACATCATCTGCGACCCGGCCAGCGGCACTTGCGGTTTTCTGGTGGCGGCGGGTGAATACCTGCGCCAGCATCACCCCGAAATCCTGCGCGATGCCAAATCCAGCAAGCACTTCCACCACGGCATGTTCCACGGCTACGACTTCGACAACACTATGTTGCGCATCGGCAGCATGAACATGGCGCTGCACGGCGTTGACAACCCCGATATCCGCTACCGCGATTCGCTGGCGCAAGACCACGCCGGGGATGAAGACAAATATTCACTCATCCTCGCTAACCCGCCATTCGCCGGTTCGCTCGATTACGAGAACACCGCCAAAGACCTGCTAGCCATCGTCAAAACCAAAAAGACCGAGCTGCTGTTCCTGGCACTTTTCCTGCGCCTGCTCAAACCCGGTGGACGTGCCACCGTTATCGTGCCGGACGGCGTATTGTTCGGATCATCCAACGCGCACAAAGAACTGCGCCGCATGCTGGTCGAAGACCACAAGCTGGAAGCCGTCATCTCGCTGCCCTCCGGCGCATTCAAACCTTACGCGGGTGTTTCTACCGGCATACTGATATTCACCAAGACCAATTCAGGCGGCACGGATAACGTCTGGTTTTATGACATGCAGGCCGATGGCTGGAGCTTGGACGACAAGCGGCAACCGCTGCTGTCAGAGGACAAGCTCGGTGCTATCCCCGCCCAAACATTAACCGAAGCCGAACACGTCAAGAACAACCTGCCCGATGTGTTGGCACGGTGGAAACAACGCGAGGGTGAAGAGTTGCAACATCCTCGCACTACGCAGAGCTTCTGCGTACCCAAGGCGGAGATTGCCGCCAATGGTTACGACCTATCGCTCAACCGCTACAAAGAGGTGGTGCATGATGTAGTGGAGCACCAGTCACCTAAAGTGGTTATGGCAAGATTGGACAAGCTGGAAGCAGAGATTGCTGCGGGCATGAAAGAGCTAGAGGAGCTGCTAGGGTGA
- the trxA gene encoding thioredoxin TrxA yields the protein MSEHIRYVTDATFTAEVLQSPLPVLVDYWAEWCGPCRMIAPILDEVSKEYAGRLNVAKLNVDENQQTPQKYGVRGIPTLMLFKNGNIEATKVGALSKSQLTAFIDSHI from the coding sequence ATGAGCGAACATATCCGTTATGTCACCGATGCCACTTTTACCGCCGAGGTGCTACAGTCACCGTTGCCCGTACTGGTAGACTACTGGGCTGAGTGGTGCGGCCCCTGCCGAATGATCGCCCCTATCCTGGATGAAGTCTCCAAGGAATATGCAGGGCGCCTGAACGTCGCCAAACTCAACGTGGATGAAAACCAGCAAACCCCCCAAAAATACGGCGTTCGTGGCATTCCGACGCTGATGTTGTTCAAGAACGGCAACATCGAAGCAACCAAAGTCGGTGCATTATCCAAGTCACAACTTACCGCTTTCATTGACAGCCACATCTGA
- a CDS encoding restriction endonuclease subunit S, translating to MTVAKVKLGEAADILSGYAFKSELFSDSEGMPLIRIRDVVRGFTETRYSGKFGDEFVVQNGEIVIGMDGNFNAAKWSGGPALLNQRVCKIKARESVLNENYLFHYLPNALKKIEDATPFVTVKHLSVKGVREIEIPLPPLPEQIRIAAILDHADALRVKRREALAQLDSLTQVIFIEMFGDPQKPIQAGQCKALADVVAPGRIVTYGIVQAGKEVEDGVPYVRTGDIKNGEILEHQLARTSRDIAASYSRSAIAAGDIVMSIRATVGTTALVPKSLEGANLTQGTARIAPGPEVYSAYLLSYLRTVSVQAWIQSQVKGATFREITLGRLRKLPVFVPSLDLQSQFEKMINTVNSLITFNRSALAELDTLFASLLHRAFSGEL from the coding sequence GTGACGGTAGCTAAAGTGAAACTTGGCGAAGCTGCTGATATTCTTTCAGGGTACGCATTTAAGTCGGAGCTATTCAGCGACTCTGAAGGTATGCCCTTAATCCGAATTCGTGATGTGGTTCGAGGGTTTACGGAAACAAGATATTCCGGAAAATTTGGAGATGAATTTGTTGTTCAGAATGGCGAAATAGTCATCGGAATGGATGGAAACTTTAATGCCGCAAAATGGAGTGGTGGGCCAGCGTTGTTAAACCAGCGGGTGTGCAAAATCAAAGCTCGTGAATCCGTTCTGAATGAGAACTACCTCTTTCACTATCTACCGAATGCGCTAAAAAAGATTGAAGACGCAACGCCATTTGTCACTGTTAAGCATCTATCCGTTAAGGGTGTCAGAGAAATTGAAATACCCCTCCCACCTCTCCCCGAACAAATTCGCATTGCCGCAATCCTTGACCACGCCGATGCGCTGAGGGTTAAGCGCAGGGAAGCCTTGGCACAACTGGATAGCCTCACGCAGGTTATTTTCATTGAGATGTTTGGAGACCCCCAAAAGCCGATACAGGCTGGGCAGTGCAAAGCGTTAGCTGATGTTGTAGCTCCCGGGAGAATCGTTACTTATGGAATTGTGCAAGCAGGCAAGGAAGTTGAAGATGGTGTCCCCTATGTGCGGACAGGGGATATAAAGAATGGGGAAATTTTAGAACACCAGCTTGCCCGAACAAGCCGCGACATAGCAGCTTCATACTCACGGTCAGCTATTGCAGCGGGCGATATAGTTATGAGTATCCGCGCTACTGTCGGTACAACTGCATTAGTGCCTAAATCACTAGAGGGCGCAAATCTAACCCAAGGTACTGCTAGGATAGCCCCCGGACCTGAAGTCTATTCAGCATACCTACTTAGTTATTTACGGACAGTATCAGTTCAAGCATGGATTCAATCTCAGGTTAAAGGTGCAACTTTTCGAGAAATAACACTTGGGAGACTTAGGAAGTTACCTGTTTTTGTCCCATCTCTTGATTTGCAAAGTCAGTTTGAAAAAATGATCAATACCGTTAATAGCCTTATTACGTTTAACCGCAGTGCACTTGCAGAACTCGATACTCTCTTTGCATCCCTCCTTCACCGCGCCTTCAGTGGAGAACTCTGA